TGGAGATGCCACAAACAAACAGGCACGCTGATACATGTCTGGTGGTTGTGTGATCTGCTCAGGCCTCTATGGGAGCGAATACATCTATCACTCTGCTCCATTCTATAGATTAACTTCACTTGGAGCGCAAGTGTGGCTCTCCTATAACTAGGCATAGAACAGTGCAATCCCCCTGACCTTGTGATCTCATGTCATGTACTGACGGCAACTAGATCAGCTATTGCTAGAAGATGGAAATGCTCTAATATCCCCTCCTTATCCGAAATGTTCTTAATGGTCCAACACAACTGCATAATGGAACATTTAGTTGCCACTAAACTGGACCAGGTGGGAAAATTCAAAAACAGCTGGGCAAAGTGGCTTCAATCTCAGGTTATTCTTATTGTCTTTTTCCCTGCACTACGATTATTGGGTTTAGGAAGGAGGAAGATAGGTGGTGTGTTACATAATTGACCACATTCAGCAGTATGGCCTGTCTTGGTGGCGCTTAACCCGGACCACTGTTCTTAACTTTAAAATGTTGTTCTTAATAGTAATTGTTGTTACTGTTTTCCACAGGAGTTATACTCTTGCATGGTGATTTCCCATCAGCTTTCTGGCCACAACTGATAGGAACTAGCCATCATGGTTGCCATATAATTGGTTATGCATATATGGGATCTGAATACATATGAGAACCCTAACAAGACATTTTTCATGTCTTGTCACAACTGGGTACATGATAGACCCACCTTTAAATACATAGTTATAATGGAAATGTTGTGATAGATATGCACATGTGTATGTATCGGAATCTCTATGCTtgtttataatgtactttatttccattgtgaaaattaataaaatatttgttaaTAATAAGCCACTTCGTATGTTGGAGATGGGAAATATACCTACAGATAAGATGCAGATCAGTTTCTTCATCCAAGATAAATTAAAAATTGTACAATCTAGAATTATTTTGGGAGTTAGTGTGGTTCAGAGGAGCCCTCCTGTTCTTCTTCGAGAATTACACAGTTCCTCCTGAAATCATGCTGAGAAGTTCTCAGCTGATGATGCTGCGCAGTGTAGAGAACTGAGAGGATATTATAGAGAGGAGGGAGAAGTATATGGACCTCGACTGACCAAGGATAATGTCAATTGTGTCATACAAGATAGTGTGGAAGGTGGTCAGCCAAAAATTAAGTGTAGCTCTAAAGCTTACTATTCAGCACTTACTGAGGACAAAGATTTTTGGTGTTTATATACTTCCGGAAGGTATTTATGCAGTATGTGGCAACAAAGCATATAGGTGGATTCCCCAGGGAGCTGGAGGAACCTGCACCTTAGCAAAATTGTAGCCAGCAACCAGGGTTTGGACAAATGATGAATTTCCCTACCAACgtgtccaatcacatatgctataTAAACAAGATACATCAAATAAGAAGGTACATTTTGCTCATACGCACTGGGCCTGGAAGGCCGGAGCGGTTCTAGGTGAACCAGTAGGTATGATATTCAACTCATTGAGAATCACTCACATGATAGAAGCATTAGGAGATGCTTTTGACAATATCATTGATACTTTCTTTGACGTACTTGGTGTGCAAAAAGAATATACTAAACAATTGATCTTATTACTAATTACATACATACGTCTTAGATTATCTCACTGCTTCAGAAGGACGGCTATGTCAAATAATTGGCCCATCCTGTTGTCACTATGTAAATCCCTCAGGAACATTGCAGATCACCCATGACCTGGAGCAAGCCAGAGGTGTGAAGGAATTGTACTACAAGGCTATGTCCGATGATGAGACTAAGTGGCCAGAGTGGCTATCCTACTTAAACCTATTTAATTGGTTCAAGAGATTGGGGGGTATGATTTCAGGGGTTGTGAATATATTCTTGCAAGGAGCATTACTGATTTTGGTGATTGTTATAGTCATTAAGATTGTTATTATCATATCCAAGAAAATTATGAGTACTAATTGTAGATGTTTTTCAGGACAATCTTCAAGGAACATTTGGACTCACAAAACCCTGAAATACACGTTATGACTCTTTTGAAAACTGATAAAGTGCCTTGTACCCTATGTGGAAACCATACACTGCAGAAATTCGACAATTGCATATAATGTGGATATGAGATTGTATCCTAAAGAGTTCTGAGACTGTTAAAAGAACTAAAGGACTCCAAAATGCATAAATCTCATGAAGTTTATACAATGGACTATTATTGGACTCAtttcttcatatatatatatacatggactAAATTCTGATTAATTGTCTTGGAAGTATATAACCCCTCTCTTGCTACTTGTCCAGAGCATCTTTAATAGGGAAGATATAGGGATAGTTGAGACCTGAACCAGCTGAGGGATGGGGcagaggagtaggaggaagatCTCCTGACTTTCCTCAGGTCAGGTCTTGTCAGGTAGGGCTAGTGAGCATTGCAAGCATAGCAGGTCTACTTTATTTTAAGTATACTAGCATAGTATAGCATCCTTGAAAGCCCTTTCTAAGATAAAAAGGAAGGAGTTGTTAGTGAAATTTAGATTGGTTCAAAGAAATGGTTCATTCTGATGATCCCTTTAAGACATTCTGAGAGGTTATCATGACCCGTCCATGAATCATGTAACAATTCTTAATCTTGTACTTTCCCGGAATGATGGAGACACATTTATTTGCCAATTAATCTCAGAAATGGTGTCAGGATGCACCTAAAATGCTGAGAGCTGAGGGGTTATCCTTTAATTGTTCTGTTTACAAGACATCAGCAAATACCAATGTGTGTATgtcaaaaatgttatttttagcTTGGGAATATCGTCTTGTAGCCAAAAATGTATGTAATCATATATCCTGCATATGCAACATTTGTATAATCCCTCCCGTATCTATATTATGGTTACGCCTTTCCTTTTAATAAAATTACGGTGTTGGGTGGTTTTAGAGCCGGAACTCCATTATCATTGACTGAATTCAGATCTCTTGTCTGGGTTTTTGTTTACGGCGCAGTCACTTGTGACTCATGCTTAATAATTTTACCTGATTAAGGTGTACTTCTTTAAACAAATTCTTCACCACCTATATAGCCATGACTGTGGTGTGGCATGATAGACTGATTATCAGATCATGGCATAATGTaattatggtattacattatacaagagtagtagagatgagcgaacgtgttcggctccgccccttttcgcccgaacaccgaactttgcgagcaattccgtgctcgggcgaaaaaagttcgggggtcgccgtggcagcgcgggggtgtgcggcggggagtgggggggagagggagaaagagagggctcccccctgttccccgctgctgccgcccgcgccgccgcgcctctccccgccccccggcgcccgccgaagctttacgcgcggacactgaagtcctcggcaaagccggtgtccgggtgcgtaagtgttcgttaagaacacgttcgctcatctctaaacagtagTAATCAAACAGTTGAAGTTCAAgtctaagtaaaaaaaagttctattaattattaagaaatataaaatgcaataaaagtttaaatcacatttttcccatttttcatgAAAAAATCTAGATAAAAATATATTTGATTTTGCTACTGAAAAGTCCATCTACGTCTGTGAaagtctatcaaagtaatgcattatttatagcACACAGTGAATACCAGCAGAAAATAATATACGTCACAACTGCAGTTTTTTGGCCACCCCGTCTTaaagaataaaaagcgatcaaaaagttgtatgcactacaaaataataaaaaaaaatatggctttcAGAATATtgcggcagaaaaaaaaaaaatatatatattttttttttcaaggattacaaaacaaaacaaaaaaattatataaatgttGTATTGTACTAATctcaccgacccacagaatacagTTATTTGGTGCAATCACATTTTATTTCCATTCCACTTCACTTAGAATGTTGTttgaagtttttcagtatattatatggtacattaaatagtactattgactaatacaacttgtcctgcaaaaaaaacaacagcccCCCAGACATTTACATTGATATATAAATAAAAGAATCAGGATCGGAAtcaagtggggaggaaaaacaggaaatgaaaaaaagggaaccgtttccttaaggggttaagtagttaATTTTAAGTTGACATTTCACATATTAGATGTAATCATGCAGCCAACCTTTAATTGATATTTAACATgttacatgctattgaaaaagtcaagttaaaggtttctgtacattgtcatttcttttaGATCGTATAATGATTGTTTGTTATCAGTTTTTAACAAAAATAATTCTAATCATGAAATAATTTAAATTTCTAAAAACAAAGTTAAGCATTTTGCCTCGTGTGTGTTATGGCTATTCATTTTCAATCGAGTCGCTTCCTTCACATTATATAAAGCGTGGGTCAGATCTCCTCTACATCACATCTGTCAGTGAAAATCAAAATGTTTCCTAGAATTATCATTTATTGACTTTTTAGACAAATTCTCCTAAAAAAAGACAGAACGGAGAGTCTAATAATGTAGGATGAAGGGAGGGAGACATCTGAACACAAGGATGCTAGACTAGTGAAAGCAGTCCAGTCTAGCCTAAGTGCAGAAGGAGTAGTCTAGTCTGCTTCTGGTTCTTCTTGCAAGAGACAGTTAGTTGTCAAGTGAGAGAGAAgtcaatgagagagacagacagagactgaTCTGTCTCTATTATATTTAACTTCAATTTCTTTCTTGTAGTTTACAGCAATTTTGGAAATTCTTCTTGGATATGCAGCATCACAATTTCACTAAAGTGACGGAGATTTTGCTGTTGGGAtttcaaaatgtaaaaagttttaatttttgtttctttttccttttgttgATCATTTACTGTGTGACGGTATGTGGAAACCTCCTCATCATCCTGGTGGTGTCCTACAGCAGATCGCTCCACTCTCCCATGTACTTCTTCCTGACACAGCTCTCTCTTACTGATCTCTTACTCACCACCACCATTGTACCCAACATGCTCCACATTATGTTGTATGAAGGACGTTCTGTGTCCTTCATCGGCTGCTTGactcaattttattttttttcagccgCTGAGGCATTGGAATGTCTTCTCCTGACGGTGATGTCCTATGACCGGTATCAGGCCATCTGTAACCCTCTACATTACACCTCAGTCATGGACCTCACATTTTCTATAAAAGCCGTACTATTGTGCTGGTTGGTGATTTTTGCTATAGTGTTGATGACTTTTCTTACAGTGAGCCATTTTGATTTTTGTGGGCCGAACGTCATTGACCATTTCTTCTGTGATTTGGAACCTTTACTGGAGCTTTCCTGTTCAGACACTTTTATAATGAAGATAGAAACTTTCCTTCTAGTTATTTTTCTTGCTATCTGCCCAGTTATTGTTATTATAGTTTCCTATGCCTACATTATCTTCACCATACTGAAGATTCCATCTGTGACCGGGAGAAAGAAGACCTTCTCCACCTGTAGTGCCCATTTGTCTGTGGTGTCTCTATATTATGGGTCACTTATTACCACATATATATTTCCACGGCAGCAAAATGCAAAGACATTACTATCACTGTTCTACACTGTTGTAACTCCGCTTCTTAACCCTATGATATACAGTCTGAGCAACACAGATATTAAGCAGGCTCTTAGGAAACTTTCCAATAACTGTTTTCCAATATTTCAGGTAAACTGGCTGGTTAGTCTTTCTGCCTCACCTCCTAAGGCAAAACACTGTCCATCCACCTTATAATTCTTTCAGTTAGGCATTATGCACATGGTAAAAGTGTGTGTTTAAAAGGGTGCTCCAAAGAGGACTATCAGAGCACTCATTCCCCCCTTGGACTGTGATATGCCAGTGGATCTAACTGCTGATCTGTGCCATGCTCTCCAATACCATTTTGACTTTTGTGGTGTTTTACAAGAATTTTATTGCAGGCACTCCACCTTCAAGCTATGTTATACTGTTAGCAGTGAGTGCAATAATTGGCTGGCGTAGAGGTCACACGTGTGAACACTGTATGTTGCACATCCATGACTCCATGCTTGGTGGGGCCAATTTATATAAGGGGGCATCTCAGAGAACATGATGTTCAGTTCATGGGTTTGTGAGACAGTCAGAGTTCTGAAGAGGCAGTGCTCACCTGTCCTGAGCTAGTGAGTAGAGAGGAGAATCCGTGGTTAGAGTTGGGCCTACTATGAGGAGTAGTGATCCTGGGATCCAATGGGGTGGTCACTGAGCATTGCCTACAATGTGGACTTTGCTTTAGACCGCTGTAGTGAGTGTTACATGAGTAGAGGTGATCCTGGACACTGCAACTGCTAACCGACAATTTCTGGTCTACAGTCTGTATCATGAACAGCCACAAACCACTTGTACTAAACTCAGCAAGTGACCGGAAACGGTGACCCAGTCAGCCTGCCAAGCTCAGTTAACACGCACTCATTGTACCATGGACTGCGTATAGCCGCTTTGCAAACATCTACTGTGAGTGACTCTGTGGCCAATGGCAAGAGACTTTTTTTGTTATTATTAGTAGCCTCATGTTGGAATTACATAGAGGACTGTACTTAGAGACTGTTTTGTTGCCTCAGGTAAGCATGAAGCTTTGTGCTTTAACACTCCGTGTAACCGCTAAGCTCTTTgccattattcttttttttttaaacattttctttttattgatTTTCCAAACATGACAGAGAAATTGCGACAGTCTGGCCACGCAGGGCCTGTAATGATATACGAACATATTATGCAAATAAAGTGTCACATTTCCATACCTCTAATAAGCGTATCATTTCTCGGGAATTATTAACTTTTgggggatgaggggggggggcaaggagggtggggggggttaaggtggggaaggggggggggacaggaaATAACAAAATAGACTTGACAAGCACATTGTCTATCTACATAATGAGTGGAGTGAGGGGAGAGCGACTTATATCATGTGGAAATATCCATCTATCATGTCTTGTTAAGGATTTAGTTTATTTCCGCTTCACGGAATCCGATCCATGGCGTCCAGAGGGCTGTAAACTCATCTCTTGTTCCGGTCTCCCAGGCTATCATTTCTTCGAAGCGAAATATTTGCGCTACTCTCTCTAGCCATTGAGATATCTGTGGGGTTTGTTTTTCCCTCCAGTAGAGAGGGATGAGTAACTTGGCCGCTGTTAAAAGGGTAGTGGGTAGGTTTTTATTACAGGGTCTGAATTTGTCATTGGACAGCCAAAGCAGGACCTCTTCTGGTTTGAAGGAATATGTCGTGTGGCAAATTTTATTAATGTGTTCTGTAACCAGCTTCCAGAAGGGTCTAATTTGCtggcagtcccaccatatgtgtagtgTGTTTTCCTTCTCATttcacatctccaacatttatcCGATGTCTCAGGATTTGTTTTAGATGTAGTtactggggttctgtaccatctggCTAAAATTTTATAAGAGTTTTCCTGTATACGCACACACCTGGAGAAGCCGTGTGAGTTCTTCTATACCTGACGGGTCTCTTCTCTAGTTAGGCTCAGTCCCAGTTCCCTTTCCCATTCTCTGAGGAACCAAGGTTTCTCAGTTGATGTTTGTAGCAGAAGGCCTTTGTATATTTGCGTGATCAGTTTCTTTGGGTGTGAGGGTAGCGAGTTGTATGTCTCGAACCATATTGGATCTTTGAGTCTGCCATAACTGGATCTCTGTAGTTTCTGTAAGGAGTTATAGAGTCCTGCTCTTCCCAGGAAGTCCAGGTCAAGGTGGGCGAATTTCGCATCAAATTGAGCCTGGCTTGTGAGTTTGGGGCCATCTAGTAGGTCATGTATCGTGAGACCTTTAAGTTTGTCCCAGAattgttctattttttgtgtattgttAGCCAGGAGAGCTGGGATTAAGGCTGCAGGGGTCATCGGGGGTAGTGATCCTTTCTCCGCCATCTCCAGCCTTATTAAACAGAGGGTTTTAATTGTACTTTTTGTGATGGGGCTTATAGGGTGGCATTTAATTAGCGGAGGTCCGTCTGACCAGAGAAAGGGTTGGTTGACCTCACCTAGTGTGCCTCGATGGTAGGAGAAGTCATCTCCAAGTCTGTCAGGGAGATCCACCTGGCAATATGAATCGCTTTGTGGTATGGTTTTAAATTCggtagggggcgtggcctagccagcgGAGGAGGCGGACGTGCGGGAACCTCACTCCTGCAACTGTGGCGGGAAAAAACCCACTTACCGGCTCTCCTGTCGACAGAAAACTCCTGCTCCACAGGCTAGCGAGCAGAAAGAGACCCGCCGACTCTCTCCCCGTCGCGGAAAACCGTTCGGGCCTAGTTCCGGCGGGGAAACCGGGGCCTCGAGTTTTGCGCCGACTTGGAGGCGCGCGGCGGAGCGCACTACTGGCGGGAGCCTCTGAGGGTACAACTAAGCAGAAGCGGGCCGGCAGTCCGGAGAGGGCCACCCGGGCAAGGCTTAAGCAGGAGGCACAAGCCGGACCTGAGCGGTGCAGCAGCGgcgcccctccccccctccaacagagGGAGAGGCGCACTGCCGGCGGGAGCCCCTGAGGACAGAACCGAGCAGCAGCGGTCTGGCAGCCCGGAGAGGGCTACCCGGACAAGGTTTGAGTGGGAGGCAGGGGGCACAAACCGGACCCGAGCGGTGCAGCAGcggcgccaccccccccccccccccgcagagggagaagcagacagCGAGGTGGGAGGCTGAAGCTGCAGATCAGACCAGAGCCCTAAACCCCATACAGGGAAGAGTAGACCCACCGGAGAGTGACCTCATCTGCAAGCCCCACAGGACTGTATTTAAGCACACCACTTAAAGCCTCaaacccccccccaccaccaccaccaccaccacctcaggAAGATCTCCACGCCCCCCCTCAGGGGACAACTGCTCCTGCGGACCACGCAAGCTAGACATTTGTCAACACTAATAACAGCAGACCCAACTGCTAAGCACCAAGAGAACGAAGCCCATACACATCTGAGACCAAGAAAAGACCCCCCTCAATATCCCACTCACCTCTATCTCAAGCTCCATTCACACCTCCTTGAGGTGGGTGACCACAGAGTGTGAGGAGTATCCTTGACTCAAAACACCGTATACAGGCACAGCCTGAATTTTTCCAGTGGACTCTGGCCGAGAGTTCCCACAATTCGCACTTATTACACAGGGCGTTAACGGTGCCCCATAAACACCGCACCGGCCCTATACAAAAGACATCCGTCCATCCCTCACCAGTATCTTGCATCCAGAGACTGGAGGGCAGCGACCGCTAAAGAAGACAGTTGATACTAAAACCCAATTCGGGGTGAGGCCATAAGGCCACAACCACCCAATGGCTAAGTAAAGGGACACAATAAGGGACGGGCCTCACCGTATGACTTAAGCCGGAAACCAACTCAAACGCATAATGGGGAAAAGCAATAGAGATAGGAGCAGCGATTCTCTAAGCACACCAAGAACAGCAAAAAGTCAACCTGATATGCAAAAATTCTTCAAAGAAAGGGTATCCAGATCCCCGCACCCTACTAGCAAAAAGTCTTTAAACCTAACAGCTTCAGCACCATCCAGcacagaaagggagggggaggcgtcCTCAGAAGGGGATGAAACTGAACAGGTGTCCAGAAGCTTCATGAGAACACTAATACAGCCGATTGTATCAGACCTTTCAGAGATTAAAGAGGAGATCAAATCTACAAGCAGAAGGGTCGAGGCCCTAGAGTCAACCGCAACCTGTCTAATCTCACATTCCACAGACCTAGAACAGATTGTCAGAGAACAGCACCACCAACTAAACCAAGTCATGACCTTACAGGAGGACCTGGAAAACCGCAATAGGCGGAATAATATACGAATAAAAGGCCTCCCAGAAACGTGGGCCACAGAGACTTTACCCAAGATTGCGCAAGAATTATTTGCACTCCTCCTAGGCAATGAAAGAGCCTTACAAGTTTCCATCGAGCGCATCCACAGGTCCCTAAGACCCCCACCCACTGGGCAGGACCCGCCACGTGATGTGATCTGTAAGCTCCTGACGTTCCCAGACGCACACGCACTACTGATGGCCTCAAGAAACAACAAGGAGCTACAGTACGACGGAATACCAATCCAAATATACCAAGACCTAGCTCCGACAACTCTGGCGAAGCGTCGACTAATGAGGCCCCTATTTGAGGTATTAAGAGCCAGGGATATCAGATATTCTTGGCTCTTTCCTTTCGGACTGGGAATAAACATCAAAGGCCGTCGAATTAATATCCGCACGCCAGATGACCTGCAAAAGTGCTGGCACAGCTTGGAAATGGAACCGATTGAGATCCCCTCATGGCTCCCGATGCCTGATTTTCCAACGCTACCTACACTATCTTTAGCGGAAGTGGAGCAGATTCAGGGAAACACCAGATCcccaagagaaaagaaaaagaaaaacagagtGGGAACCCTCCAAGAGAACAcctgaaaagctaaagggtcaaCGTCTTCCTGAATAACAGGAATTGAAACCCTGGATGAAGGACTCAGGTGTTCCTTTGGTTTGGCCACTGAGTTGGCAACCTTAATTATCGCAGCTACAAAACTAACACAAATAGTCTTTGCGATGGGGCCTTTCCCTCTGGGACCAGGCACACTTGAATTGTTACTAACCTATTATTGTTAACGGttactcttccccctcccccaataTATTGAGGAGCTGCGAGAGAGTCGATTTGATAAGCGCCGCCCCAGCATCTTACTGACGGTCCTGCGCGCTCTGTGACCTCTTGAACGGCACCTCAATAGACTGGGTAcacctgcgccccccccccccccccccgtctaatCTAacacctacttttttttttttttctcttctttttttttttttgtttgtttacccAGAGCTCTACCCTAACCCCGCTCAATCCATTCACCTCTGCCCCCACGTGTGCTGAGAGAAAGAGGGGAGGGGAAGAgggagaagagaagaaagaggaagaggagagagaaataaaaaagcgAACTTGATTTAGTGGTTCCAGGTTTAAGCTTCTGCGGGACCTCTCCTCACTCTTTGTCTCCTCATTTGTATCCACATATTTAGCGCTTGGACTGAGGAAACGGAATTGAAATGACCTCTATGCGCATCACGTCGTTCAACGCCCGAGGCCTAAACTCTCCGGGTAAGAGACACAATGTTGCACAATTGCTCAAAAAATGCAAGACGAAAATCTTAATgctgcaggagacacattttaaaaaagacaaacacttTCTTCTCCCGGGAATGGGTCTCCAGCAACAATTTCACAGCACCCACCCACAGTCCGCCTCTAAAGGGGTAGCCATATTGTTCCATAAAACTATTCCCTTCAAAGTGGAATCAACACTCAGAGATAGTGAGGGAAGAGCACTTTTCCTTAAAGGTTCCATTAATAATACAAAACTAACACTAGCAAACCTGTATGCGCCAAATCATGACCAAATCACCTGGCTAGTCGAACAGTTTGAGACCCTCAAACAATTCGCGGCTGGACATATTATACTGGGAGGTGACTTGAACGTTACTCTAAATCCACTGCTTGACTCGACAACAGGTCGATCACAGATCTCGCAGACAAAATTAAAAAGACTGCACAAAGCCATGCAGGAGCTGGGGGTCCTGGACGCTTGGCGACTCTTACACCCCACATCTAAAGACTACTCCTTCTTCTCCCAAGTGCACTCCTCTTTCCAGAGACTCGACTATCTATGTACCTCTGCCGATCTACTAAAATACATTAGAAAAGCTAGCATAGACTCTGCTACTGTTTCGGACCACGCCCTGATACACATAGATATCTGCCTACCGCAGCCCTCCCCCCGCGAGTGGAGATGGCGCCTAAATGACTCCCTCCTGGACTCCCTTGAGGAAAGAATTAACATAGGAAACCTCTTAGAAGAGTATTTCAAAAATAATCTAGACGGTAGCGTTGATACACCTATGGTATGGGAGGCTCATAAAGCCTACGTGAGAGGCCTCTTAATAGCTCTCGGCTCGAGAGTCAAAAAGCAGAACCAGGAAAAAATAGACAAAATACTATCCCAAATAGCAAATCTAGAATGAGTTGCTAAACTCTCACAGAAGAAAAATAACCTAGAAGAACTAGCCTCCATAAGACACCAACTGCGCGGTATCCTAACAGACAAATTTAACAAAAAGCATATGCATGTCAAGCAAGCCTACTATGCCCATGGTAACCGGGGCAGTAAGCTTATGACAGCACTGCTAAAGAAAGCTAAGGTCAGGAATGCGATCCTTTCTATAAAGACACAGATGGGGACGGCGGTCTCCTCCTCTGATGAAATCGCGAAGGAATTTCAATCCTACTACTCAAAATTGTATAACCTGAAGGAGAACGGCAGCCCCCTATCCCGACAGAGTACTATTGAAAAAATAGATGCGCTCCTGAAATCCCTCAACTTGCCAGAACTAGAAGAAGCAGAGGCGTCGGGCCTACTAACCCCGATTACAGAAAGGGAGATAGAGGAGGTCTTAAATTCCTTTCCACATGGTAAAATCCCAGGGCCGGATGGCCTTTCGCTAGCCTACTACAAAGCCTTTAAGGAGCAACTAATTCCCAGATTGACAGAATTGTTTAACGCTCTCTTGAGCGGAGCGGAGCTGCCCAAACAAGCGCAAGAGGCGCACAAAACTCTtatcctaaaagaaggaaaagatcCGGAACAGTGCAGCAGCTATAGGCCTATTTCTCTTATTAACCAAGATATAAAAGTATGGGCTAAACTCTTGGCCAGGAGAATGGGAGAACTTTTACCTGCACTAATAGACCCTGAACAAGCTGGATTTgttggaggcagagaggggagggaAAACAGCGTAAGATTACTCCATGCCGCAAAGTATGCCCAAACTCGCAAAATCCCAATGGCCTTTGTTAGTACCGACGCGGagaaagcgtttgatagggtgagctggatcttCATGGAAAGGGTACTCCACAGATTTAATTTCCCCACCTCCCTGATTACAGCCATATTTTCTCTTTACACAAAACCACACGCGAGACTAAAAATAAATGAAGCACTCTCGCCGTCGTTCGGCATCCGCAACGGAacacgacagggctgccctctttccccCACGCTTTTCATTCTCACCATGGAGCCCCTCCTCCAATGGGTAAGGCAGGACCCGGGTATTAGAGGTCTGAGCGTACACTCACATACATTGTCGTCGGCCGCATTTGCAGACGATATAATGTTTGTAATCACTAAACCAGAGAAAAGTCTCCCCAGACTCATTGCACTCTTGGAGGACTTTGGCTCTCTCTCAAATTTC
The nucleotide sequence above comes from Eleutherodactylus coqui strain aEleCoq1 chromosome 2, aEleCoq1.hap1, whole genome shotgun sequence. Encoded proteins:
- the LOC136610461 gene encoding olfactory receptor 1468-like — translated: MALSSMHNLRKKPYSFVKTGIFCHRAPVDHLDLMEKGIPHPYRKNGPQFHIARNALKNIPWTINTSPSGTIITGLGTFLIRVASLLKLLYQARKPLAHNSYHAVWYFEITLFPFAKRLQQFWKFFLDMQHHNFTKVTEILLLGFQNVKSFNFCFFFLLLIIYCVTVCGNLLIILVVSYSRSLHSPMYFFLTQLSLTDLLLTTTIVPNMLHIMLYEGRSVSFIGCLTQFYFFSAAEALECLLLTVMSYDRYQAICNPLHYTSVMDLTFSIKAVLLCWLVIFAIVLMTFLTVSHFDFCGPNVIDHFFCDLEPLLELSCSDTFIMKIETFLLVIFLAICPVIVIIVSYAYIIFTILKIPSVTGRKKTFSTCSAHLSVVSLYYGSLITTYIFPRQQNAKTLLSLFYTVVTPLLNPMIYSLSNTDIKQALRKLSNNCFPIFQDLVYFRFTESDPWRPEGCKLISCSGLPGYHFFEAKYLRYSL